In a genomic window of Streptomyces sp. BHT-5-2:
- a CDS encoding DUF6193 family natural product biosynthesis protein codes for MTEGAPEEDIIEAAWQKLLTAQRVDGRLLRAAYSEPRLRQLFPWVGMGELHFSRCTELRWTWDVPFIAPTMGGGFLVNGPSRSQSVGPAPTAEVAIAMVVERLPPGCGRAFVGTPEELAEKERSE; via the coding sequence ATGACGGAGGGTGCACCCGAGGAAGACATCATCGAAGCCGCATGGCAGAAGCTGCTCACTGCCCAGCGCGTGGACGGACGGCTGCTACGCGCCGCCTACTCCGAACCCCGACTACGGCAGCTGTTCCCCTGGGTCGGCATGGGCGAGCTGCACTTCAGCCGGTGTACGGAACTGCGTTGGACCTGGGACGTTCCGTTCATCGCCCCGACGATGGGCGGCGGCTTCCTCGTCAACGGGCCCTCGCGGTCCCAGAGCGTCGGCCCCGCCCCGACCGCGGAGGTCGCCATCGCGATGGTGGTCGAGCGACTCCCGCCGGGCTGCGGCCGCGCCTTCGTCGGCACGCCAGAGGAACTGGCCG